The Leucoraja erinacea ecotype New England chromosome 12, Leri_hhj_1, whole genome shotgun sequence genome segment ACCGTTTTGGAAGCCATCCTTCAAATGTTGTTTGGATCTAAAGTACTACCCACATACATAACTACATTACTCCTGGAAACTACCACCCCATCCATCACCAGTTTATATCAAGGCAATTTCTCAAGTAGTATGCACAAAGTATCTACATAATTTTGACATTAGTCACATCTTACGCATAGACACGCTCAGAGGAAATTTAAAGGCTTAATATTCAGAAAGGAACACCATGTATTTAAATTAGTTCCAAATTAGCCTTTTTTGAATTTATAACTTGGTTCCAAATTAGCCTTTTTTGGATTTGCCAGGTTTAGCACAAAAATCCATGCTGCAGACGAAGCAAGTTCAGATAACTAAAACTAAGTCAAGGAatgaagttcataagtcataggaacagaattaggccattaggcccattgagtctgctccactactcaatcatgtctgatcaatcattccctctcaaacccattctcatgccttctccccataacctcaggcacccttactaatcaagaatttgtcaatctccaccttaaaaaaacccaatgactttgcctccacagccgcctgtggcaatgaattacacagattcctcatcctgacaaaataaattcctcctcaacaactttttattccgaggctatTCCCTCCTGTCGCAGTCACTgccactcatggaaacatcctctccacatccactctattcaggcctttcactattcggtaagtttcaatgaggttcctcatCTTACTCAACTTTAACGAGTAAAGgcacagtgccatcaaacgcttatTCTACATTAAGCTAATAATTCCAGGGATCGTtctcaaacctcctctggaccctcaccaacACAAACATGTGTTCAAAATTTTgatcattaaaaacaaaatgcaaatgTGGGCTGTTTTCTGAAGACAGCCCGTCTGTGCTGCCGACTTGAGATCAGTAATTGCTAACAAAATGGTTATGGCCTCTGACCACAGCCTGCTCTATAATTGATGAaacccactccaaagacaaagtTGAGCATCAGTTTTCCTCATTTGTAAGTGCTTAGTGCAAAGGCacttggttttactggtgttcCAGAGAGCCTCTTTTCTAAAATTCAAAGCACAATACAAATTTAAACATTGTATAATagcaagtttttaaaaaagaTTTCCGAAACTCTTCTTGCATAAAGTATGTCTTTCATTCCCCGctccattttatttttcatcttctaGTTAATGTAATGTTGGTattatcatacgttaacccaataaTTCCAGGATagttctcataaacctcctctggaccctctccaacacatcctcagatatggggccccaaaagtgctcacaatactctaattccagtctgaccagtgcccgaCCAAAGCCTCAGCATAACATtcctttatattctagtcctcaatAAATGcctacattgcatttgccttcctagtGATTCAatccaatttctgaattctctccccatttagatccTCACCAAAATCAAGGGAATTCTTGTGATGCCGAGGTATTTATTTCTCAGCACAGATTCAAGTTATATGACTATTATGGAAATTTGTTTGCAAAAATGACcattttagaagagtttaaaaatagGCTCAAGTCCAGTTTTATACTCTATGGCCTTACCAAGCTTTTGGGATCCACCAAATTTTAATTAACTGCACCATCTGCTTGCTCAGCTAGGATTAAATTTATCCTTTATCCTTTCAACtacaagttttgttttaaaataattcaagGAAGAATCATCTTCAAAACCGTGTTTAtattatgtttcatttgcaaatCAATTCTTGGCATGAAGCTCCTGACGAATGTCTATTTGAATTAGTCAAGCAACGCAATCACTCACCAGTACACAGACATGCAAAGCTTTTTGATCGCTCCACTTTCTGTTGATTGCATTAAATCTTACAACAGCTCAAATGAAAGTCCAAGGAATTAATGATCAATTCTGCATTCAAGGTCAAGCCATTTCTTTATTAAGTATGCAAGTTTGATAATAATACAAACAATAAAGGGTTACTTTATCAAATATTCAGGTGTTAATAGATACAGTATCACATACACAAGTATTTAGATCAAAGCATTGTTTTGACAATCAACATGTATATGCAACCCCTTATACAAATTCAAAAATGGAAAGGCTGATTACAAAGTACATAAAAAAACAGGCTATTGGGTCACTGAATATTTCTATACCCAAGCTAAAATTGCATGGAGAAATATCATTGAATAAATAGAGCAAGTACAACAGCCAAAGTAAATGGGACAACATTTATATCTCTAAATTTTAGCCATGCATCTATAGCTTAAAGAAACAAAACGTGACATTAGAAAAATAAATCTGGACAAGTAGCAAAAGTGAAATTAATTCAGAGCAGTAGATAAACCAAAAGTGATGGACTCTTCAGATTCTAGCTTAATAACTTCTACCTGCACACGTTAGATTAATCATTGGACTGCAGTGGCCAAGATTTATATGTTCCAGTTATTTAAAAGAAAAGTTAGGGGTTTAAAAACCAAAGTGCATTAGATATTAAAAATGATTCAAGTTTGTTCCATTGAGTTACAAATTATTCCAAGTGAACTAATGAACAAAACCATGGCTCATTAAGTGAGATTCCCCAGCCACTTCCTGtgattccctctcccccaccccacccctaacTCCTGCATATTGTGTTTTGCAAGTCACTTAAGGTGAAGACAAGTGTGCAGTTTTCTGGGGAGGCACCCTGATCTGTCTTGTGGATTACTCAAGTGAAGCAGCTATTGAAGTAATGGTACGAATTAAAAAGGTTACTGCAAGTCAGGCTAATCAACTTTATCGGAGTAATCCTAATTCTGACATTAAAACATGAAACTATTTACATTCAGGTTGAATGATTCCTATTTGAATGGATCAAAAACAGCAGACTTGACAATGTATAAAAGATGGACTCTACAAACTTTTGACTGGAAATTCTCAGCAATATTTACAAAGCACTATAAATATGATACTACAAAATTGTTAAACTCATTAAATCAAGTTTTAATCAAATCTTGTTCTCATTTATTTTTGCAGAATATTCTACACGCTTGGGACATTTCCCCCAGCTGCAATAGTGGGTCATTCACTGCAAGATCACGCTTTAAGATCCTTTTACTTTGAGGGGATAGTGTTAATACTGTGGATGCACAATTGCACTATGAATTAGGCAAGTTACTTATAATTGACAGGACAAATAAATTACACCCAAGAGCCAGTCACGGAATGACTTTCCTTGAATAAATGCAATAGATGTAGTAGCATAGCATTGAACATTGTAACAATCAACTCGAGTAACTAACTGCAGTGCACTGATAATTTCCTGAATTCTAAACATGTGGCACAAAATGGCAATGCTACTATTTGCACGTACAAGAAACAGCAATCATGTCCTCATATTCCTTGTACACAATGTGATCATTTTGTTCCATCATAAGAACGCTAATGGGGCTGTATTTTGAGGGAACACAAGATGGACGGGGAACATTTTTATCAACAATTTCATTGATAAAATTTTGGACTATTGCATGGTTTGGAGAGTGGTAACCATAATGGAGAATTCTAGGACAGTCACCCTTGCAAAATTTGGGATTGTACTTGTGAGGAGCCACAATCCAGTGATCCCATCCCAATTGCTCAAAGCTTACCCAGAACGAATGGAGTTTGCAGTTGTTCCGAGGAGGGTTTCTTTTATGGAGTAAGTTAGGAATGTCTGAGCCAATGTTACTTAATTGCCGAGGCTTCCTGGATAGTGTACGGGATCCGGAAGGCTTCTCTAGAAGTTGCTTCTTCTGTTTCTCCCTCCTTTGGTGAGCAGTCTCGTCAGTATCATTTAAGTACAACAGCAGTGAAGGTACTTGGAGATGGATGGCACTCTTGTCCAGAGGTGCTTGACCAATGTTTCCTAGATCAGCACACTTGTAACTGATGTTCAGATCAACTTTCTTCACAGAACTGCCAGATGGGAAATACACACACGGGGttacatcagcttctgcccattgGTCATGCATCTTTAACACAAATTTGATGGGTATTTCTGTGGACGTGGCATTTTGTAGGAATTTTGCGTCAACATAATTTGCAAGAAGGCATTTGATCTCACAAAAAACCTTGAAGTGATTAGGAAGAGCACTGTGCAAATAAATAACTGCAACTTTAATCAAGTGTTCCAGCTCTGGAATATACTGCAGATTGTATTCAATGTGATGGACGTGCCAGTGACCTATGAAGGAAAGTAGAGCAGAAATCAACACCTCAATGTTTTACAAGCAAACACAGCCACCCATATTGTCCCATATCAAGTTCTCATGTCAGTCAGATGTCAACAATACTAAAAGTGATTTGCTTAAGCAAAGACCAAGAATTGGGGACAGGCACCTATTTCTAAGAAATGAAGGACAGCCTCATTTTTTCCctctttgaattgtattctgaTGTTGGGTTGTtcagtacacaaaagtgctggagtacctcaggtcagggggcatctctggagaacatagatagaggacgttttggatcaagacccttcctcagtttgTATTAAACATGAACATACCAATAACTCatgaagtctgaagggtctcgacctgaaacgttccctgtccatgttctccggagatgctgcctgacctgccgagttactccagtactttgtgtgttaatcagcatctgcagttctgtattTCCACATTAGGTTGGTCAATGGTTTCTTGTTTAAGCACCATAGGTTGGTCTATTTCGTTATAAGGGGACAAAATGCTTGCAATTTTACCTGTTTACGGCCATTTCATAATGATCCAGTTGAAAATTTAGTCCAACTTTTTAAAATCTACAATATCCATTTTCAAACAGCAAATCCCTCAAAAACCTAATCAATTCGAAAAAGATACAGCTcgttttgctgctgcaagtacaaaTCTCATTGTTCCCTtgtacatatagaaacatagaaaataggtgcaggagtaagccattcagcccttcgagcctgcaccaccattcaatatgatcatggctgatcatccaactcagtatcccgtacctgccttctctccataccccccgatccctttagtcacaagggccacatctaactccctcttaaatatagccaatgaaatggcctcaaccaacttctgtggcagagaattccagagattcaccactctgtgtgaaaaaagtttttctcatctcggtcctaaaggatttcccccttatccttaagctgtgaccccttgtcctggactaccccaacatcgggaacaatcttcctgcatccagcctgtccaacccctt includes the following:
- the LOC129702415 gene encoding bone morphogenetic protein 15-like, translated to MVSPMVCKYLDGNTSFVTNMCSIRIWSRSVFRILICLLELVALHGGAAVREEPGGREGRDLGPLIEMLAGKVSPLPPLLSRQREDDQRMEYMASLYKQSADPNGNPKTNRTTKTNTIRLVKPSSSTLIANTGSYYFEKLKVLVKNHLSYFVYCHWHVHHIEYNLQYIPELEHLIKVAVIYLHSALPNHFKVFCEIKCLLANYVDAKFLQNATSTEIPIKFVLKMHDQWAEADVTPCVYFPSGSSVKKVDLNISYKCADLGNIGQAPLDKSAIHLQVPSLLLYLNDTDETAHQRREKQKKQLLEKPSGSRTLSRKPRQLSNIGSDIPNLLHKRNPPRNNCKLHSFWVSFEQLGWDHWIVAPHKYNPKFCKGDCPRILHYGYHSPNHAIVQNFINEIVDKNVPRPSCVPSKYSPISVLMMEQNDHIVYKEYEDMIAVSCTCK